The Fibrobacter sp. UWR4 sequence TGATGAACATGGAACGTCGTCACGGTGCAGACAAGCCGGTTATCCAGAAGGCTCTCGTTGTTCTCGACGGTGCTCCGTTCAAGTTCTTTGCTGCTAACCGCGAAGAATGGGCCAAGACTGAATCCTACACCTATCCGGGTCCGATCCAGTACTGGGGTCCGTCCGAAGTTTGCGACGTCACCAACTTCACCATCAAGCTGGAACGCGGCGCAATGAAGGTTAAGAAAGGCAAGTAAAGCGCGGGTGCTTGCACACGCATTTTCTTGCCGCAAAACCTGCGCTGCAAAGCAGCGCCAGGTTGCTGCTGCTAAGAAGCCCGCTAAGAAAAAGTAATTGTTGCGGTCACAGTCGATTAATAGCAGGCAACTGCAGGTTAAGTTCGGCGCGGCCTACACAAGCTTAAAGAAAGGTTCCCTCGCTACGGCGCGGGAGCCTTTCTTTTTTGAAGATCGCTTACCTTTCGGCATTTTTAAGCATTTCAAGGGCGTTTTTTCGGTGAACAAAGGACTAAACTTTCATTTTTTAGATTTTAGTCCTTTGCCGAACAGCATTTTTTCAAGAAAACGCAACAGACCAGCCTCCAACAAAGGACCATTTCTTTATTGAAGCTCATTTTAGTCCTTTTTTTATACAAGATTTCCCTGACACGCCTCACATTACATCACATACAACGTAACAAAGCGACATTTTCAGAGGACCAAATTATCATTAATTTCAATTTGGTCCTTTCTCACTACAAAAAATTGTGTCGCATGCGATTTAATTTTATCGCACACGATATATTTTACTATATTTACCCACAAAGAAATTCTTTACTATTAGAACTATGCACGAATCTTTGAAACTGGACAATCAACTTTGCTTTAGGCTTTATACGGCCTCCCGCCTAGTGACGCAGGCTTACCGCCCGTTGCTGGACAAGTTGAAAATTACCTACCCGCAATACCTGGTCATGCTGATCCTGTGGGAAAGCGACAACGTATGCATCAGCACCATAACGGAACGCTTGCTGCTCGAAACAAACACCGTTACTCCCCTGCTGAAGCGCATGGAAGACCTGGGCCTCATCAAGCGCATGCCTAGCAAAGAAGATGCACGCCAGAAGATTATCAGCCTCACGACAAAAGGCAGAAAACTGCAAGACAAGGCGAAAGAAGTCCCCACCTGCCTAGTCAGCGAAATGGCAAAAAGAAATGTCGACTTGCAAGGTCTCAGTTCCATAACCCCTATTCTCGACAATTTAATTCACGCACTTCAATAAAAGGAGAAGAATCATGGCTTGCGCAAACTGCAAAATTAGAGCTCAATACGACAAGAATCCCAAGTCCGTCATCGGCCGTCTTTGGCATTTTCACACCAAGTTCTGCCCAGGTTTTAAGGCATACCTGAAAAGCCTCAGTGACGAAGAACGTGCAGAAATCTGCGCCAAGTACGACATCAAGTAACCGCGACTCGCTAGCTATTCGCAAAATCAACTGCAAACTTATTCATAATCCCACCGGCGAGCCCCAAGGAGCCCCGCCTGTGAAAAAAGTCCTCCAGAAAATCAAGGAACAGTTAGCCAAATTGTCCTTCAGGACCGGCGTCATTGTCCTGTTTCTCTGCATCCCCTGCTACATTTTTTCCTTCGCCCAGATGGCGCTGGATATCGATGCAGCTGTCAAAGGCGTTCTTTGGGTAATTTTCTTCGGGCTTGCCAAAACGTTCCAATACGGAGGCCTAACCATCCTTGGCGTGGAAGGCGTAAAGCGGCTTAAGGCTAAATTCAAGAAGCGCTAATCAACATTTTTTCTAATTTGCTATTCATGGACAAATCCAGAGCATCAACAGAAGCACCCTCTGCTGAATCCCTTGGCAAAACAAGCCCCAAAGAATGTTGCAAACGAGAAATCTACGCGGACTTACTTCGCATTATAGCCGCCTTTACGGTCGTTTTCCAACACACGGTTACATCCGTCTGGTATACGGTTCCTGTGGATTCTAGCGATTTTGCGGCTTTAAACTTCTTGAATAGCTTGAGCAGGTTCGGCGTTGGCGTGTTCATCATGATCAGCGGAGCATTCATGCTTTCGCCCAAGTACCCGCACCCGCCAGAGAAAATCTTAAAGCACAACCTCCCCCGCACTTTGATCCCCCTAGTATTCTGGGTCATTTTCTACGGCGTCGTAGAACAGATTAACGTGAATATCGCTGACGGAAGTTTTGCTGCGGGTGATATCGCAGGCATCGTCACGGATGTGCTGTCAGCCCCACTCCTCCTGTTTACAAAACCCGCAGGACATCTCTGGTTCTTATACACCATCGCAGGTCTCTACATCCTGACGCCGCCCCTTCGGGTCTTT is a genomic window containing:
- a CDS encoding MarR family winged helix-turn-helix transcriptional regulator, encoding MHESLKLDNQLCFRLYTASRLVTQAYRPLLDKLKITYPQYLVMLILWESDNVCISTITERLLLETNTVTPLLKRMEDLGLIKRMPSKEDARQKIISLTTKGRKLQDKAKEVPTCLVSEMAKRNVDLQGLSSITPILDNLIHALQ